TAAAATAATTTATAATTAAAAAGATTTATGTCAGCCAACATGCTGACTTTTATTATTTAAAACAAAGGAATTAGTGGAGAAAAAAATATGGAAAAATTAATTGCTCATTTAAAATCTCAAGGTTTTATCTTTCAAGGATCAGAGATTTATGGAGGACTTGCTAACTCATGAGATTATGGTCCTTTAGGAGTAGAAATTAAAAATAAATTAAAACAAGCTTGATGAAATCATTTTGTAAAGAAAAATCCTTATAACATTGGTTTAGATAGTTCAATTATATTAAATTCAAGTGTTTGAAAAGCAAGCGGACATATTGACGGATTTAACGATCCGTTAATTGATTGTAAGAAATGCAATAGTAGATGAAGAGCTGACAAATTAATTGAAGAATTTAACTCTGAAATTAACGCAGGAATTATGTCAGAAATTGAAATTGAAGAATTTATTAAAAATAATGAAATTAAATGCCCAAAATGTCAAGCATGTAATTTTACTCAAATTAGAAAATTTGGATTGATGTTTAAAACTAACCAAGGTGTTTTAGAAGATGAAAGTTCAAAAGTTTATTTAAGACCTGAAACAGCACAAGGTATTTTTATTAATTTTAAAAATTCTCAAAGAGCGCTAAGAAAAAAATTGCCATTTGGAATTGGTCAAATTGGTAAATCATTTAGAAATGAAATTACACCTGGTAACTTTATTTTTAGAACTCGAGAATTTGAACAAATGGAATTAGAATTTTTCTTTAATCCAAATGATGAAAAAGATTGATTCAAATATTGATTGAATGAAGTTGAATTTTTCTTACAAAATAAAGTAAATATAACTAAAGAAAATTATAGAGTTAGAAATCATGAAAAAGATGAGTTAGCACATTACTCAACAGCAACAAGTGATATTGAATTTAAATTTCCATTTGGTTGAGGTGAATTATGAGGTGTAGCACATAGAGGTAATTTTGATTTAAATGCTCATCAAGAAGCATCTAAGCAAGATTTAACATATTTAGACCCGATTACTAATCAAAAAGTTCTTCCACATGTGATTGAACCTAGCGTTGGTGTTGAAAGAATGATGTTAGCAATTTTATGACAAGCTTACACTGAAGAAGACTTAGGTGAAGGAAATTCTCGCATAGTTATGAAGTTGCCTTATGCACTTGTACCTTATCAAGTTGCTGTAATGCCATTACAAAAACAGCAAAATGAACAAGCACAAGCCTTATATAATAAATTGTTAGAAAACTTTGATGTTACTTATGACGAAACAGGTAATGTTGGAAAAAGATATAGAAGACAAGATGCAATTGGGACTCCATTTGTTATTACTGTTGACTTTGATACCGAAGAAACAAATTCAGTAACTGTTAGAGAAAGAGATTCAATGGAACAAGTTCGTGTTGATATAAATGAACTTGAAAGTTTCTTAAAAATTAAATTTTAATTTTTTTAATCCTTAGAAAGGAAGTAATACTATGTTAATACCAAAAGAAGTTATTGAAGATATAATACAAAAATCAGATATAGTTTCAATTGTTAGTGAAAGAGTTAGCCTTTCTAAAAAAGGAAGAAATTATTGGGGATTATGCCCATTTCATCAAGATTCAAACGCATCAATGTCTGTATCTCCTGAAAAAAAATTCTTTAAATGTTTTTCATGTCAGGTTTCAGGTACAGCTTTAGATTTTGTTAAAGATTTTGATAACATAAGTTTTCAAGATGCTATTAAAAAGCTTGCTCTTTCAATAAGTTATGATTTATCAAAGTTTGAAAATGGTCAGCCAATTCAAGAGAAAAAAGAAACAATTATTTTTAGATTGAACAATGAAGCACTAGCATTCTTTAAACTTAATTTAAGGACTAATGAAGCAAGAAGCGCTGTTAAATATCTTAAAGAAAGAGATATAAATGTTGAAGACATTCAGTTTTTTGAAATAGGATATTTACCTAAAAACAATAGTTTGGTAAATCACTTGTTAAATAAGGGATTTAATATTTCAGATATTGTTGATGCAGGTTTGGGAACATATAATGAAGAAAAACAAAAGCTTTATGATATTTTTAGTGATAGGATTATATTTCCAATTAAAAATGAAAATAATGAAATAATAGGTTTCAGTGGGCGAATCATGGAAGCTGATTCTGACCGACCTAAGTACTTAAATACAAGAGAAACTAAAATATTTTCAAAAAGAAAAATTGCATATAACTTTAGTGAAGCAATTAAATCAGCAAGAATTAAAAAAGAAATAATTATTCTTGAAGGATATATGGATGTTATAAGTCTTCACAAGAATGGCATAACTAATACTATCGCATTAATGGGAACCTCATTATCCCAGTATCATGTTAATTTATTTAAAATGATTAAAGGAACAGTAAAAATGTTTCTTGATGGTGATGAACCTGGTATTAAAGGTAATATAGAAGCTGCACAAACATTAATTTCTAATAATCAGAAGGTCTTAATTGTTAACAATCCAACAAATAATGATCCTGATGAATTGATCAAACAAGGCAGAAAATCAGAAGTTGAGCAGATGATTGCTGAAGCTTTAAATCCGTTGGAATATATTATTTCAAAAAAATGAAATAAAGTTGATACAAAAGATTTTAATTCAGTTGAAGAGTTTATGAAAGAAGTGTGCTCTTTTGTTTTAAAATGTAATAATCAAATTTTATTTGAAACATCAATTGAAGAATTAGAAAATATAACAGGTTTATCAAAAGAATCAATAATTGATTTTTATAAAAAAATATCGAGAAATAAGAATATTCAATATGATAAAAAGCAAGCTGAAACTGAAATTGAAAAAGAACAAATAAATCAAAGCAAAGTAGTAGAACAAACTAATAATCAAAGTTTTAATATTCTTTCTTCTTTAAAAGCATACGAGCTCGCTGAAAAGACTATACTTATTGATCTAATTAAGTCAAATAAGAATTTGCAGTTAGTCAAAGAAAAAATTAGAGAAGTCAATTTCCCACATAAAGAGTTTGGAAAATTAATAATTAAAATAATAAATTCATATGATGAAAATATAAACTATTCTGAAAGTGAAATTAAAGCAATAATTAGCAAAACATCAAAACCAGGCATTATTGAAGAAATTCATTGATATGAGAATGATCCAATAATTTTGAATCAAAAGAATAACTCTGATTCTACTAAGTTGGTTGAAAATTCATTTGAAAAACTTAAAATGTACTCGAATGAAAAAAAGATAAAAGAAATTAATGAAATGCTAAAAGATAAAAATATGACAAAAGAAAATCGAGAAAATTTAAATAACATCTTATCTGAAAGAATTAAAAAGAGAGAAGAATGATTAAATAATTTCAACGATAAAAATAATTAAAAGGGGTAAATATGAAAAAATACATGGATAAAAAAGAAATAGCTAAAATTAAAACAATAGAAGACTTTTATGAAGTTACAGTTGCATATACAAAAGAAAATAATAATGAAATAACTTCTGAAGAAGTTCAATTAAATTTTAGTAAAATATTTGCTAATGCTTCAGATAACGAGTATGAAAAATTATTAGAAGATCTACAATCAAAAGGTGTTCAATTTACAGATCTAGAAGATATTGATTTAGATGAGGATATTGATTTGGATGAGGAAATAGATGCTGATGATGCTGAGGTAACCGATGAAGATAGTTACGCTGATGAATTAATTGGTGAAAGAAAAGGTCCAGGAAGAAGACCTAAGGATTCAGGAACTACAAAATATAGAGTTGGTTCAATTTCTAATGAAACAAAAATTCAAGATTTAATTAAAACTTATTTTTCAACAATCGGACAAACTAAAATTTTAACTAAAGATCAAGAAATAGTTTATGCAAAATTAGCTAATTCAGAAGATTTAGAAGAAAGAAAAGAAGGAAGAGATATGTTAATCACTTCTAACTTGAAATTAGTTATTTCAGTTGCTAGAAAACATTTAAATAGAGGATTAGATTTTGCTGATTTAATTGAAGAAGGAAATATTGGTTTAATTAAAGCTGTTGACAAATTCGATTATGAAAAAGGTTTCAAATTTTCAACTTATGCAACTTGATGAATTCGTCAAGCAATAACAAGAGCAATTGCTGATCAAGCAAGAACTATTAGAATTCCTGTTCATATGGTTGAAACAATTAATAAATTATCTAGAATTGAAAGACAGTTAACTCAAGAGTTAGGTAGAGAACCTTCTTCAAAAGAAGTTGCTGAAAGAATGGGCGGAGACATGACTGCTGAAAAAGTTGTTGAAATCAAAAAAATAGCAGTTGAACCAGTTAGTTTAGAAAAACCATTTGGAGATGAAGACGATACTCACTTTGGAGATTTTGTTGAAGATAAAGATATGATTTCTCCATCTGATTTTACTGAAAAAGAAATTCTGAGAGAAGTTATTGATAAAGTATTTGAAGATATGCCTGCTAGAGAAGAAAAAGTTATTCGTATGAGATATGGAATTGTTCCTACAAAAGTTAGAACATTAATAAGATTAGCTGAAGAATGTAATGATGAAACAGCACCTGAGTTAGCTAAGGCAATTAAAAAACTAGATATTCACTTAGAAACTCCTGTTGAAAAAATAAGAACTGTTGATAGTAAAATTATTCAAGAACATTTATTGAAATATGAAGCCTCAAAAACTTTAGAAGAAGTTGGAAAAGAATTAAACGTTACAAGAGAAAGAATTAGACAAATTGAAGCAAAAACAATTAGAAAATTAAAGCAACCAACAAATACTAATAAATCAGGTAAGGTTTTAAAAGAATTTTATAAAGGTTAATGATGTTAACAAAAAGACTAAGAACAATTGCTGATTTAATTGATTCTTGTGATGTTGTTGCAGATATTGGAACTGATCATGCTTATTTACCTATAACATTAATAGAAGAACAAAAAGCTAATTTTGCTTATGCAGTTGATGTAAACAAAGAACCTTTGGAATGAGCTAAAAAAAATATCAAACAATATAATTGTCAAAATAAAATACAAACTGTTTTAAGCAACGGTTTGGATTTTATTTTAAATGAACAAATTAAAGAAATAGACGTAGTAACAATTTGTGGCTTAGGCAGCACAACAATATTAGAAATAATTAAAAAAGATATACATAAGGTTAAAAAATATGCTATTTGTTCTAATACTGATGTTTCTAATATCAGAGAATGAGTTTTTGAAAAAAAATATTCAGTAGTTTTTGAAGATTATATTATTGATGCTCAAAAAGGATATTGAGTTATTGTAATTGAAAAAAATGGTTTAAACCTTTTAACAAAAAAAGATATTAAATTTGGAAATGCAAAGTTTTTCATAAACAATAAAGAGATAATTTCTTTTTATAAAAAAGAAATTATAAAACTTGAAAAAATATTAAATAACTTAAATCAAGAAAAGCACGCTGAAACCTTTAATGAAATAAATAGAAAAATAGTAGAAATAAGGAATTACTTAAATGAAATTAAACAAGATAGTTAAATATTTGGAAAAAAAATTCCCTACTAAAAAGGCTTACGAGTGAGATTCTGTTGGTTTTCAAAAATTTAATAAAAAAATTATAGACTTTGATAGCGAAATTTCAAATGTTTTAATAACAATGGATTTAAATAAAAGAGCATTTGAAAAAATAAAGAACAATAAAATTGATTTAATAGTAACACGACACCCCTTTATTTTTAATGATTTAAAAAAAGAAAAAGAGAATCCCTTTAAAAAAGAGTTAATTAAGTTTTTAACTAAAGAAAACATTTATGTTTATTCAATACATACAAATTATGACATTGCTGGATATCAAGTATTTATTGAAGAATTAAGCAAAGGCATGGATATTAAAAAAGCAAAATTTCCTTTGCTTCATAAAGAATATTTGGATGTTTGTTTAAATAAAGAAATAAGCTTGGAACAATTAATTACAGATTTGAAAAATGTTTTTAAAACTAAGAATATTCAATATAGTTTAAATGCAGAAAAACAAATGAAAATATCAAATTTTATAATTAATCAAGGTAGTGGAGCAAGTTCAATGATTACAAAACAACTATCAAATGTTGTTTTTGTAACGGGAGAAGCTAAGTGAAGTGATTGAATATATGCAAATGATAATAATATATCTTTAATTGTTGTTGGACATTATATGGAAAACTACTTTATAGATGATATTAAAGCAAGATTAGAAAATAATTTTAAGAATTTAAAAATTGAAAAAGTAGATATAGAGGAACAATATAATGTCAAATAATAGAGAAAGAAAATTTAGTGATTTTGGATTCAAAAAATATATTAATGATACGTTAGCAGAAATTAATTTTGAAGCACCAACAAAAATTCAAACTGAAATAATACCATTAATAAAAAAACATCAAAACGTTATTGCACTCTCACATACTGGAACTGGTAAAACACATGCATTTTTACTTCCAATTTTAAATAACTTAAAATTTGATCAAGATAAACAACAAGTTCAAGCATTAATTATTGCTCCAACTAGAGAATTAGCTAAGCAAATTTATGATAATGTTCGCCCATTTACTAAAAATCAGGCACAACTAAAAGTTGATTTATTTATTGGTGGAGAAGATATTAATAAGCAAATAGAATCTTTAAGTAAAAGACAGCCAACAATTGCAGTAGGAACTCCTACAAGAATTAAAGAACTATATGAACAAAATTATTTAAAAGCAACCACTGCTAATTATATTATTATTGATGAGTGTGACATGATTTTTGATTTAGGTTTTATTGAAGATGTTGACTTTGTAGTTTCAAAGGCAAAATCAAATGTTAACTTATCAATGTTCAGTGCAACTATTCCTGAACAATTAAGACCTTTTGTAACTAAATATGCAAGAAATGCTCATTTTATTGATGTAACAGAAAAAAATGTTTCTAATAAAAATATTAAGCATATTTTAATTGACACTAAGAATAAAGAAATTGAACCTGTTTTAACAAATATTTTAAAATCTATAAATCCTTATTTATGTTTAATATTTACTAATCATAAGGAAGACATTTCAAAATATGTAAAACTTATAAGAGAAATAACAGGCCAAAGTGTTGGTGAATTACATGGTGATTTGCAACCAAGAACTAGAATGAATATGCTTAAAAAAATTAAGAACAATGAATACAAATATGTTGTAGCAACAGATGTTGCTGCAAGAGGTGTTGATATTATTGGAATCACTCATGTTATTTCAATTGATTTACCTGTTGATCTTTCATATTACATTCATAGAAGTGGAAGAACCGGAAGAAGTAAATTAACTGGTGAAAGTTATGTTCTATTTAATATAAAAAATCAAGAAAAAATTGAAGCTCTTCAAAAAATAGGTATTGAGTTTGCTCATTTCAAATTGGACAACAATCAATTAACTGAGATAAAAACTAAAAACAAGAAAAAAGCTAAGCACTATGAAGATTTAGATACTGATTCAAAAAAAGTTATTGCTAAGTATAGCAATCAAAAAGTTAAACCTGGTTACAAGAAAAAAAGAAAAAGAGAACTTGATGAAATAACTAGAAAAAAACGTCGTGAACATATTAAAAAAAGTATTGATAAAATCAAGAAAGAAAAATACAAAAAACGTCGTGAAGAATTATTTGATTAATATTTAAAAAAAGTGGTAATTCCACTTTTTATTTTATTTATTTTTAGTATTATTAATATTAGATTTAAAAGCTTATAAAGGAAAGTAGAAATGGTTAAGAAAAAGAGAATAAAAGTTTATTCGTCAAATGGTAAAAAAACATTACTACTTTCGCAAGACGAAATTAATACTATTAAAGAAAATGACAACTTTGAAAAGATATATGAATCAGAATTAAGTAAAGGAAAAAAAGCCTACGAGATTAGAAACTATTATTCACAGGCTTTTTGAAAAGATTTATTATATGTTTTAATAGGAGCATTTTTATCAACAATTGCAATGGATTATTTCATTTCAATAACTGGTGCTGCAGGGTTATTCCCTGGTGGGCTAGGGGCTATTGCACGTTTTTTTTCAATTATTGGTGCATCTAAAATTAATTTTTCTGCAAGTACATTTTATTTTATAATTTACTTCATTATGAATTTACCATTAGCTGTTTTTGGTTTTAAAAAATTAGGTTGAAAATTTTCAACATTAACTGTGATATATTCGGTTGTTACTATTTTCTTTGACTTAATATTACAAAACGTTCCTTATATAAGTCCTAATGATTTAAGTTTATTGATTGATTATAATTTAATTAGTACAATGCCTGGAGCTTGAGGAGCAATTGTTTGAATTTTTGTTTTTGCTATTTTTGGTGGAATTGTTAATGGTTTTAGTTACTCAATTATTTACAAAGCTAATGCTTCAACTGGTGGAAGTGATTGAATAACATATTATTATTCAAAAAAACTTAACAAAGATATAGGTTCAATTAATATTAAAATTAATATTGCAATATTATTTATTGTTATTTGTTTAAATACTGTTATTTTAAATGTTGAGCATATCGATCAAACAATTAAACTAAGTGTTCTTTATAATGAATATGATAATTTAAATGATTTAATGAATTCAAGTTTTGGAAAAACTATTGATCAAATGGTCAATGGAGATCAAACAACAGGCTACTTTAAAAATTTATGAGAGCTATTACAACATAATAAAAATTGAACTGAAGAATGATTCAATGTTTCAAAATACATTGCTTCGTCAAATGATTTTGATAGTGCTTATACTTCATCTATGGTTTTAGCAATGAAATTTAAATGAATTATAGGTCCTAGTTTATTTGCTTCATTAATATTAATTATTATTCAAGGGATAACTGTTAATAGACTATATCCAAAGAATAAAATAATGAACTTATTCATATCAACAACTAAAATACCTGAAATTCAACAATACTTATTTAGTGTTGGATATACAAACAATATTTTTATTTGAAGAACAGTTACTTCAAAGAAAAATGCTTGAAGTGATCAAGAACAAGATTTAATTTTAATTTCGATGCCAATGATTTATTACAAAAAAATTGAAGAGCATATTATGAAAATTGATGAAGAAATGATTATAAACATTATTGGAAGTAAAAAAGTTAAAGGAAGTAACTTTAGCTTTGCATTTGATACAGAATTGCGTGATAAAGCACTTAGCGAAGAATTCTTAAATAATGCTAGATTAATGAAAAAAATTGAGAGCAATGCAATCATTAAGACATATAAAAAAATGAAAAAAAATAGTGAATATGTACAAAATGGGGTATAATCTTAAATAGATTATACTTTTATTATTTAAAGTATACTTTTTTTAAAAAGAGGAGGACTCCTAAATGAATAAGAAAAAAATATCATTTAAAAAGATTTCACAAGTTTTTTGTTTGATTTTAATAATATCTTCTTTAGTAATTTCAATTGTGTTCTCTTCAATTAGCATAACTAATAATACTAACTTAAATACACGTTATTCAGGAGGATATGAAGCTTTAGTTGAAGTTTATGATCAAAAGCAAAACTCAACAAATGAAAATAGCTTAAATCCAAATGGGGATGCTTATGCTGCTGCAGAATCTCTTCAAAATAAATTATCACCATTTTCTGATAATACTGTTGATGTTAAAGTTGTAGGTAAACATAGAGTTTCTGTGAGAGCAACTAAAGAACAATATCAAAATAATCCAACTTTATTTATTAATGCAATTGAACAAGACGGTGGTTTATTAGCTTTAACAAAAGACTCAAAAGGTAATTATGATGACATTTTGTTTAATGATGAAACAATGAATACTGTGACTGGAAGTAATGTTTATACAGACAATAAAATTTCAAATAAAATAGCAATTTCAGACATCTTTGGTTCAGTAAAATATACACCTGATAGATCTGAAAGTAATTCAGGTGCTCAAAACTCTCCATTTTTAACTTTTGAAGAAGGAGCAAATGGTACTTATTTACAAAAATTAACAGCTTCTTCAACTTCAACTGAGGGAACAACTACAACCCCTTCTTTAACACTTATTTCATCTTTTGAAACAGTTTTAAATAATATTAGAGAATACTTTTTACAAACTCCTAATCAAAACGAAATTGATTCATATATAGAAGCATACTA
This window of the Mesoplasma chauliocola genome carries:
- a CDS encoding glycine--tRNA ligase — encoded protein: MEKLIAHLKSQGFIFQGSEIYGGLANSWDYGPLGVEIKNKLKQAWWNHFVKKNPYNIGLDSSIILNSSVWKASGHIDGFNDPLIDCKKCNSRWRADKLIEEFNSEINAGIMSEIEIEEFIKNNEIKCPKCQACNFTQIRKFGLMFKTNQGVLEDESSKVYLRPETAQGIFINFKNSQRALRKKLPFGIGQIGKSFRNEITPGNFIFRTREFEQMELEFFFNPNDEKDWFKYWLNEVEFFLQNKVNITKENYRVRNHEKDELAHYSTATSDIEFKFPFGWGELWGVAHRGNFDLNAHQEASKQDLTYLDPITNQKVLPHVIEPSVGVERMMLAILWQAYTEEDLGEGNSRIVMKLPYALVPYQVAVMPLQKQQNEQAQALYNKLLENFDVTYDETGNVGKRYRRQDAIGTPFVITVDFDTEETNSVTVRERDSMEQVRVDINELESFLKIKF
- a CDS encoding DEAD/DEAH box helicase, translated to MSNNRERKFSDFGFKKYINDTLAEINFEAPTKIQTEIIPLIKKHQNVIALSHTGTGKTHAFLLPILNNLKFDQDKQQVQALIIAPTRELAKQIYDNVRPFTKNQAQLKVDLFIGGEDINKQIESLSKRQPTIAVGTPTRIKELYEQNYLKATTANYIIIDECDMIFDLGFIEDVDFVVSKAKSNVNLSMFSATIPEQLRPFVTKYARNAHFIDVTEKNVSNKNIKHILIDTKNKEIEPVLTNILKSINPYLCLIFTNHKEDISKYVKLIREITGQSVGELHGDLQPRTRMNMLKKIKNNEYKYVVATDVAARGVDIIGITHVISIDLPVDLSYYIHRSGRTGRSKLTGESYVLFNIKNQEKIEALQKIGIEFAHFKLDNNQLTEIKTKNKKKAKHYEDLDTDSKKVIAKYSNQKVKPGYKKKRKRELDEITRKKRREHIKKSIDKIKKEKYKKRREELFD
- a CDS encoding sigma-70 family RNA polymerase sigma factor, whose amino-acid sequence is MKKYMDKKEIAKIKTIEDFYEVTVAYTKENNNEITSEEVQLNFSKIFANASDNEYEKLLEDLQSKGVQFTDLEDIDLDEDIDLDEEIDADDAEVTDEDSYADELIGERKGPGRRPKDSGTTKYRVGSISNETKIQDLIKTYFSTIGQTKILTKDQEIVYAKLANSEDLEERKEGRDMLITSNLKLVISVARKHLNRGLDFADLIEEGNIGLIKAVDKFDYEKGFKFSTYATWWIRQAITRAIADQARTIRIPVHMVETINKLSRIERQLTQELGREPSSKEVAERMGGDMTAEKVVEIKKIAVEPVSLEKPFGDEDDTHFGDFVEDKDMISPSDFTEKEILREVIDKVFEDMPAREEKVIRMRYGIVPTKVRTLIRLAEECNDETAPELAKAIKKLDIHLETPVEKIRTVDSKIIQEHLLKYEASKTLEEVGKELNVTRERIRQIEAKTIRKLKQPTNTNKSGKVLKEFYKG
- a CDS encoding YitT family ABC transporter; the encoded protein is MVKKKRIKVYSSNGKKTLLLSQDEINTIKENDNFEKIYESELSKGKKAYEIRNYYSQAFWKDLLYVLIGAFLSTIAMDYFISITGAAGLFPGGLGAIARFFSIIGASKINFSASTFYFIIYFIMNLPLAVFGFKKLGWKFSTLTVIYSVVTIFFDLILQNVPYISPNDLSLLIDYNLISTMPGAWGAIVWIFVFAIFGGIVNGFSYSIIYKANASTGGSDWITYYYSKKLNKDIGSINIKINIAILFIVICLNTVILNVEHIDQTIKLSVLYNEYDNLNDLMNSSFGKTIDQMVNGDQTTGYFKNLWELLQHNKNWTEEWFNVSKYIASSNDFDSAYTSSMVLAMKFKWIIGPSLFASLILIIIQGITVNRLYPKNKIMNLFISTTKIPEIQQYLFSVGYTNNIFIWRTVTSKKNAWSDQEQDLILISMPMIYYKKIEEHIMKIDEEMIINIIGSKKVKGSNFSFAFDTELRDKALSEEFLNNARLMKKIESNAIIKTYKKMKKNSEYVQNGV
- a CDS encoding Nif3-like dinuclear metal center hexameric protein, yielding MKLNKIVKYLEKKFPTKKAYEWDSVGFQKFNKKIIDFDSEISNVLITMDLNKRAFEKIKNNKIDLIVTRHPFIFNDLKKEKENPFKKELIKFLTKENIYVYSIHTNYDIAGYQVFIEELSKGMDIKKAKFPLLHKEYLDVCLNKEISLEQLITDLKNVFKTKNIQYSLNAEKQMKISNFIINQGSGASSMITKQLSNVVFVTGEAKWSDWIYANDNNISLIVVGHYMENYFIDDIKARLENNFKNLKIEKVDIEEQYNVK
- the dnaG gene encoding DNA primase; its protein translation is MLIPKEVIEDIIQKSDIVSIVSERVSLSKKGRNYWGLCPFHQDSNASMSVSPEKKFFKCFSCQVSGTALDFVKDFDNISFQDAIKKLALSISYDLSKFENGQPIQEKKETIIFRLNNEALAFFKLNLRTNEARSAVKYLKERDINVEDIQFFEIGYLPKNNSLVNHLLNKGFNISDIVDAGLGTYNEEKQKLYDIFSDRIIFPIKNENNEIIGFSGRIMEADSDRPKYLNTRETKIFSKRKIAYNFSEAIKSARIKKEIIILEGYMDVISLHKNGITNTIALMGTSLSQYHVNLFKMIKGTVKMFLDGDEPGIKGNIEAAQTLISNNQKVLIVNNPTNNDPDELIKQGRKSEVEQMIAEALNPLEYIISKKWNKVDTKDFNSVEEFMKEVCSFVLKCNNQILFETSIEELENITGLSKESIIDFYKKISRNKNIQYDKKQAETEIEKEQINQSKVVEQTNNQSFNILSSLKAYELAEKTILIDLIKSNKNLQLVKEKIREVNFPHKEFGKLIIKIINSYDENINYSESEIKAIISKTSKPGIIEEIHWYENDPIILNQKNNSDSTKLVENSFEKLKMYSNEKKIKEINEMLKDKNMTKENRENLNNILSERIKKREEWLNNFNDKNN
- a CDS encoding tRNA (adenine(22)-N(1))-methyltransferase, which produces MMLTKRLRTIADLIDSCDVVADIGTDHAYLPITLIEEQKANFAYAVDVNKEPLEWAKKNIKQYNCQNKIQTVLSNGLDFILNEQIKEIDVVTICGLGSTTILEIIKKDIHKVKKYAICSNTDVSNIREWVFEKKYSVVFEDYIIDAQKGYWVIVIEKNGLNLLTKKDIKFGNAKFFINNKEIISFYKKEIIKLEKILNNLNQEKHAETFNEINRKIVEIRNYLNEIKQDS